One window of the Eucalyptus grandis isolate ANBG69807.140 chromosome 6, ASM1654582v1, whole genome shotgun sequence genome contains the following:
- the LOC120294878 gene encoding uncharacterized protein LOC120294878, whose protein sequence is MLADCPKEVRDDHSPDDRISTVEEDTWTMFFDGAVNLLGSSTGAVLISPNGQHYPVAAKLMFPCTNNIAEYEACILGLQAAIGMEVSKLKVFGDSALIILQTVGEWETRDAKLVPYHDYLEELVEEFQDISFEYLPRICNQFADALATLSSMLQVAKGLEVKPLKIEVLTRQAHLA, encoded by the coding sequence atgttagCAGATTGCCCTAAAGAAGTACGCGATGATCATTCCCCAGATGACCGAATTTCAACAGTAGAAGAGGACACATGGactatgttctttgatggagctgtaaatTTGTTAGGTTCAAGCACTGGGGCGGTCTTGATATCCCCAAATGGGCAGCATTATCCTGTGGCTGCAAAATTGATGTTTCCATGCACCAACAATATAGCcgaatatgaagcatgcatcctcGGCCTACAAGCGGCTATTGGAATGGAAGTgtcaaaactaaaagtgttcggtGACTCCGCCTTAATTATCCTCCAGACTGTGGGCGAGTGGGAGACAAGAGACGCCAAACTAGTGCCTTATCATGActacttggaagaattggtagAAGAATTCCAGGACATCTCATTTGAATACCTACCTAGAATTTGTAACCAGTTTGCTGATGCACTAGCAACACTATCATCCATGTTACAAGTAGCGAAGGGGTTAGAAGTAaagcctttgaaaattgaagtcttGACAAGACAGGCCCACCTTGCATGA